The Nitrosomonas cryotolerans ATCC 49181 genome includes a window with the following:
- the fghA gene encoding S-formylglutathione hydrolase, giving the protein MKAVLETVSQHRCFDGMQGFYQHHSEIIGLPMRFSVYQPPQAQYSSVPVLFFLAGLTCTEETFMIKAGAQRYAAKYGLMLVTMDTSPRQTGLPGESVDWDLGAGAGFYLDATVAPWSQYYRMETYITQELREIVLAQFPADKDRIGIFGHSMGGHGALTLALRNPEIYQSVSAFAPVSSPMSCPWGQKAFTHYLGETCERWRGHDATALIEDGCHHASLLLIDQGLDDPFLSEQLHPDRLEMACKKAKQKLILRYHEGYDHGYYFISTYIADHLRHHRDLLNSSH; this is encoded by the coding sequence ATGAAAGCAGTATTGGAGACGGTTAGTCAGCATCGTTGTTTTGATGGTATGCAAGGCTTCTATCAACATCATTCCGAAATTATTGGTTTGCCCATGCGTTTTTCGGTATATCAACCACCGCAAGCGCAATATAGTTCTGTCCCCGTATTGTTTTTTTTGGCTGGTCTTACTTGCACAGAAGAAACTTTTATGATTAAAGCAGGTGCGCAGCGTTATGCTGCCAAATATGGATTAATGCTTGTAACAATGGATACCAGTCCGCGTCAAACAGGGCTTCCGGGGGAGAGTGTGGATTGGGATTTGGGCGCGGGCGCAGGATTTTACCTGGACGCTACTGTAGCGCCGTGGTCGCAATATTACCGTATGGAAACCTATATTACACAAGAATTACGAGAAATAGTTCTTGCGCAATTTCCAGCAGATAAAGACCGGATCGGTATTTTTGGACACTCTATGGGCGGTCATGGCGCTTTGACTTTAGCACTCAGAAATCCGGAAATATATCAGTCTGTATCTGCTTTTGCTCCAGTTTCTTCCCCTATGTCTTGTCCGTGGGGACAGAAAGCATTTACTCATTATCTCGGTGAGACGTGTGAACGCTGGCGTGGTCACGATGCGACCGCTTTAATTGAAGATGGTTGCCATCATGCATCCCTACTGCTGATTGATCAAGGTCTGGATGACCCATTTCTGAGTGAACAACTGCATCCGGATCGCCTCGAAATGGCTTGTAAGAAAGCGAAACAAAAATTGATACTACGTTATCATGAAGGCTACGATCACGGATATTATTTTATCAGTACTTACATAGCGGATCATTTAAGACATCATCGAGATCTCTTGAACAGTTCCCATTAG
- the rdgB gene encoding RdgB/HAM1 family non-canonical purine NTP pyrophosphatase, whose amino-acid sequence MHDIKKLVIASNNQGKLSEIGALFAPLAIEVLPQSTFNINGVDEPYHTFIENALVKARHASRCSGLPALADDSGICVNALKGAPGVISARYAGEPKSDKRNNLKLIKVLKDQSDRSAYYYCIMILVRHAEDPQPMIADGIWHGEIVLHPRGESGFGYDPYFFLPGSGKTAAELSSDQKNLISHRGKALTRLIENFR is encoded by the coding sequence ATGCATGATATAAAGAAGCTTGTTATTGCGAGTAATAATCAAGGTAAATTAAGTGAAATAGGCGCTTTGTTTGCGCCACTAGCTATTGAAGTGCTGCCACAATCCACGTTCAACATTAATGGGGTGGACGAACCCTATCACACCTTCATTGAAAATGCTTTGGTCAAAGCGCGTCATGCCAGTAGATGTTCTGGTTTGCCTGCCTTGGCGGATGACTCAGGGATTTGTGTTAATGCATTAAAAGGTGCGCCGGGTGTTATTTCAGCACGTTATGCTGGTGAACCTAAATCAGACAAACGCAATAATTTAAAGTTAATTAAGGTACTCAAAGATCAATCGGATCGAAGTGCCTATTATTATTGTATTATGATATTGGTCCGGCATGCAGAGGATCCTCAGCCGATGATTGCTGATGGTATCTGGCATGGTGAGATTGTTTTACACCCACGGGGTGAAAGTGGGTTTGGTTACGATCCTTATTTTTTTCTGCCCGGATCGGGCAAGACTGCGGCAGAGTTGTCCTCAGACCAAAAAAATTTGATCAGTCATCGTGGTAAGGCACTGACACGGTTAATTGAAAACTTTAGATGA
- a CDS encoding XrtA/PEP-CTERM system exopolysaccharide export protein — protein MRRSTCFIIILLFFILGGCTTYPPLTDTMGSVSHDYLVGPGDTVDIIVWRNPEVSMSVPVRPDGKITTPLVEDLPASGKTSTELARDIEGALSKYIQQPVVTVVVTQFVGPFGEQIRVIGEATQPQALPYREKMTLMDVLIAVGGITDFAAGNRARIIRNVDGKQQQFSVRLNDLIRDGDISANVPMFQGDVLVIPESFF, from the coding sequence ATGAGACGATCGACTTGTTTCATTATCATATTATTATTTTTTATTTTAGGTGGTTGTACGACTTATCCGCCGCTGACCGATACGATGGGAAGTGTTTCTCACGATTATCTGGTTGGTCCGGGGGACACTGTAGATATTATTGTTTGGCGTAATCCCGAGGTTTCAATGTCGGTGCCGGTTCGCCCAGATGGAAAAATTACCACACCACTGGTAGAAGACTTGCCAGCCAGCGGAAAAACATCAACAGAGTTGGCCCGTGATATTGAAGGCGCATTATCTAAATACATTCAACAGCCAGTTGTGACAGTGGTCGTGACTCAGTTTGTTGGGCCATTTGGTGAACAAATTCGCGTTATCGGTGAAGCGACGCAGCCCCAGGCTTTACCTTATCGTGAGAAAATGACATTAATGGATGTTTTAATTGCAGTGGGTGGCATTACAGATTTTGCAGCAGGCAATAGAGCTAGAATTATTCGAAATGTAGATGGAAAGCAACAACAATTTAGTGTTCGGTTGAATGATTTAATCAGAGATGGCGATATATCAGCGAATGTGCCGATGTTTCAGGGTGATGTACTGGTAATACCCGAGAGTTTCTTCTGA
- a CDS encoding c-type cytochrome yields MKIFMNTAVVIALTLSAPIFAENNTAANSDATKGKDIAAGVCAGCHNADGNSFIPLNPILAGQHAEYITKQLIDFKVTDTSPAKRNSPVMTSMVAALSLEDMKSLGTYYAQQKTEPSTSNIAQNEALLKAGKIIYHGGNLENGVPACASCHSPNGSGIPPHYPALAGQHAEYTTAQLKAFSNGNRANDGHVMQTIVTRMSSKEKRAVAEYISKLR; encoded by the coding sequence ATGAAAATATTTATGAATACGGCAGTAGTCATTGCTCTGACATTATCTGCTCCAATCTTCGCTGAAAACAATACAGCTGCTAATAGTGACGCTACTAAAGGTAAAGATATTGCGGCCGGTGTTTGTGCGGGCTGTCACAATGCTGACGGCAACAGTTTCATCCCGTTGAATCCTATCTTAGCTGGGCAACATGCAGAATACATTACCAAGCAATTGATTGATTTTAAGGTAACGGATACATCGCCAGCAAAACGTAACAGTCCTGTCATGACTTCCATGGTCGCCGCACTCTCACTGGAAGACATGAAGAGTCTTGGCACTTATTATGCTCAACAAAAAACAGAGCCAAGTACAAGTAATATAGCTCAGAATGAAGCATTACTAAAAGCAGGGAAAATCATTTATCATGGCGGTAATTTGGAAAATGGTGTCCCTGCGTGCGCGAGTTGCCATTCTCCTAATGGTTCTGGCATTCCACCCCATTATCCTGCTCTAGCAGGACAGCATGCTGAATATACAACGGCTCAGTTAAAGGCGTTCAGTAATGGCAATCGCGCCAATGATGGCCACGTCATGCAGACAATTGTTACCCGCATGAGCTCAAAAGAGAAGAGAGCCGTAGCTGAATATATTTCCAAACTGCGCTAA
- the hemL gene encoding glutamate-1-semialdehyde 2,1-aminomutase, producing MTSRNHQLFELSQKYIPGGVNSPVRAFKSVGGEPIFFQRGQGAYVWDVDGKAYIDYVGSWGPLILGHAQTEVINAVQTAAQNGLTFGAPTEAELKIAELICQLIPSIEQVRLVSSGTEAGMSAIRLARGYTGRSHIIKFEGCYHGHDDALLVKAGSGALTFGHPSSAGVPAETVGHTIVLDYNDRAGLEKTFVEHGDKIAAVIVEPIAGNMNLIMPESGFLATLRELCTQHGSVLIFDEVMTGFRVGLSCAQGLYQIKPDLTTLGKVIGGGMPMAAFGGRRDIMQCLAPLGPVYQAGTLSGNPVAVAAGLATLKQVQAVGFYERLASKTQQLTEGIVAIAKKQGVAFCAQSVGGMFGLYFREKIPASFSEVMECDKDAFNRFFHAMLNEGVYFAPSAFEAGFVSSAHGDMEIDKTLVAAEKVFDTW from the coding sequence ATGACTTCACGTAATCATCAATTGTTTGAGTTGTCTCAGAAATATATTCCCGGTGGCGTTAATTCACCTGTGCGCGCCTTTAAATCAGTGGGTGGTGAACCCATATTTTTTCAGAGGGGACAGGGAGCTTATGTATGGGACGTAGATGGAAAGGCTTACATCGACTATGTGGGTTCTTGGGGGCCATTAATTCTAGGTCATGCACAAACAGAGGTAATCAACGCAGTACAAACAGCCGCGCAGAATGGCTTAACTTTTGGTGCGCCTACTGAAGCAGAGTTGAAAATAGCGGAGCTGATTTGTCAATTAATCCCTTCAATCGAACAAGTTAGGCTGGTCAGCTCGGGCACTGAGGCAGGGATGAGTGCTATCCGTCTGGCGCGCGGTTATACAGGTAGAAGCCATATTATTAAATTTGAAGGGTGTTATCACGGTCATGATGATGCTTTGCTAGTGAAGGCCGGTTCTGGTGCCTTGACTTTTGGTCATCCTAGTTCTGCCGGTGTTCCTGCGGAAACAGTAGGGCATACTATTGTACTGGACTACAATGATCGAGCTGGATTGGAAAAAACATTCGTTGAGCATGGTGATAAGATTGCTGCGGTTATTGTTGAACCGATTGCGGGTAATATGAATCTGATTATGCCGGAATCAGGTTTTCTGGCTACTTTGCGTGAATTATGCACCCAGCATGGTAGTGTGCTGATTTTTGATGAGGTAATGACGGGTTTTCGTGTTGGTCTGAGTTGCGCTCAGGGTCTTTATCAGATTAAACCGGATCTCACTACGCTGGGTAAAGTGATTGGTGGTGGTATGCCAATGGCAGCCTTTGGTGGAAGGCGGGATATTATGCAATGCCTGGCACCGTTGGGGCCAGTATATCAGGCAGGAACACTTTCTGGTAATCCCGTTGCTGTTGCAGCAGGATTGGCTACTTTGAAACAGGTACAAGCAGTTGGGTTTTATGAGAGACTTGCGAGCAAAACTCAACAGCTTACGGAAGGTATTGTTGCTATCGCAAAAAAGCAAGGGGTTGCTTTTTGTGCTCAGTCAGTGGGTGGAATGTTCGGACTCTATTTTAGGGAGAAAATCCCAGCCAGTTTTTCTGAGGTGATGGAGTGTGATAAAGATGCATTTAATCGATTTTTTCATGCCATGTTAAATGAGGGTGTTTATTTTGCACCCTCGGCATTTGAGGCGGGTTTCGTTTCCTCTGCCCATGGCGATATGGAAATCGATAAGACGCTAGTTGCAGCAGAAAAGGTATTTGACACTTGGTGA
- a CDS encoding XrtA system polysaccharide chain length determinant, giving the protein MEELITQLYVYLKGIWKYRWVSMIIAWIIAITGWVTVINLPDSYQSSARIYVDTQNILRPLMAGMTVSPNLQQQISIISRTLISRPNVERIIRMVDLDIKIVKEAEKERLVAELMKEIKLGAATGGDNIFTISYDNKDPFLAKDIVQSLLTIFVEEGLDGKKDDSSSALRFIDQQIAAYEERLVTAENALANFKQRNIGLLPGQGGDYYSQLSMATDELKKAHLALKEAEKARDAIRKQISGDEPVLMLDPSSLAPESIVNPELDARIRVLKENLDTLRLNYTELHPDIISTNRLISQLEEQKREALRLALPGNDFGKNYSPMLQQLNVALTDAEAIVASMNARVEEYTARYSQLKSMSKAIPEVEAEFTQLNRDYHVNKANYEKLLERRVSAEMSGELTSNSGLLSFKIIDPPKVPEIPTGPDRTKLFTFVFLGALLVGVGVAFIISQIRPAFHSSNDLREVTGITVLGAIPMVWTDQQKLKSRNRLYIFGFSLLFLSILYMVLILYVKQIIQLVAKLPF; this is encoded by the coding sequence ATGGAAGAGCTGATAACCCAACTATACGTGTATTTAAAAGGTATATGGAAATATCGTTGGGTATCGATGATTATTGCCTGGATTATTGCTATTACAGGGTGGGTAACCGTTATCAATCTACCGGATAGCTATCAATCTTCGGCTAGAATTTATGTTGATACACAAAATATTTTAAGACCGCTCATGGCTGGTATGACAGTTTCTCCTAACTTGCAACAACAGATCTCTATAATCAGTCGTACGTTAATCAGCCGCCCAAACGTAGAGAGAATTATACGCATGGTCGATCTGGATATTAAAATTGTGAAGGAAGCTGAAAAGGAGAGATTGGTTGCTGAATTGATGAAAGAAATAAAACTGGGTGCTGCTACCGGAGGCGATAATATCTTCACTATTTCTTATGATAATAAAGATCCATTCCTTGCAAAGGATATCGTTCAGTCTTTGCTCACCATCTTTGTAGAAGAGGGGCTTGATGGAAAGAAGGATGATTCTTCATCAGCACTACGATTTATCGATCAGCAGATTGCAGCTTATGAAGAAAGATTGGTTACGGCAGAAAATGCCTTGGCAAATTTCAAACAAAGAAATATTGGATTGCTACCTGGGCAGGGCGGCGATTATTATTCTCAACTGTCAATGGCTACGGATGAACTTAAGAAAGCACATCTTGCATTAAAAGAAGCTGAAAAGGCACGTGATGCAATCAGAAAGCAAATTAGTGGTGATGAGCCTGTTTTGATGTTGGATCCATCTTCTTTGGCACCTGAGTCTATTGTAAATCCTGAACTTGATGCGCGCATTAGGGTGCTCAAAGAAAATCTGGACACACTCCGGCTCAATTACACAGAACTGCATCCAGATATTATTTCAACAAATCGTTTAATCTCGCAGCTCGAAGAACAGAAGAGAGAGGCACTAAGATTGGCTTTGCCTGGTAACGATTTCGGTAAAAATTACAGTCCCATGTTGCAGCAGTTGAATGTTGCATTAACAGATGCAGAAGCAATCGTTGCTTCTATGAATGCTCGCGTGGAAGAATATACTGCGCGTTACAGCCAGTTAAAATCCATGAGTAAAGCCATACCGGAGGTGGAAGCGGAGTTCACTCAACTTAATCGTGATTACCATGTAAATAAAGCTAATTATGAGAAGCTGCTTGAGCGTCGTGTTTCTGCAGAAATGTCCGGTGAATTAACTTCTAATTCAGGCTTGCTGTCATTTAAGATCATTGATCCACCAAAAGTTCCCGAGATACCCACAGGCCCTGATCGTACGAAATTATTTACTTTTGTATTTTTAGGCGCATTATTAGTCGGAGTCGGCGTTGCGTTTATTATCAGTCAAATTCGACCGGCCTTTCATAGTTCTAATGATTTGCGTGAAGTTACTGGAATAACCGTTCTGGGTGCTATACCGATGGTTTGGACTGATCAGCAAAAATTAAAAAGTAGAAATCGCCTCTACATATTTGGCTTTTCATTGTTATTCTTGTCAATTTTATACATGGTTTTAATCCTGTATGTAAAGCAGATAATTCAGCTCGTTGCCAAGCTGCCATTTTAG
- a CDS encoding S-(hydroxymethyl)glutathione dehydrogenase/class III alcohol dehydrogenase → MKTRAAVAWKAGQPLVIENVDLEGPRAGEVLVEIKATGICHTDYYTLSGADPEGLFPAVLGHEGAGIVVDVGPDVRHLRKGDHVIPLYTPECRECKFCLSQKTNLCQAIRSTQGRGLMPDATSRFSLHGKPLFHYMGTSTFSNYTVVPEIALAKIREDAPFEKVCYIGCGVTTGIGAVLFTAKVEAGSNVAVFGLGGIGLNVIQGAKMVGADKIIGIDINSEREAMAREFGMTHFINTNEVPDIVDAIVQLTDGGADYSFECIGNTQVMRQALECTHKGWGRSIIIGVAEAGAEISTRPFQLVTGRKWEGSAFGGARGRTDVPKIVDWYMEGKINIDSLITDILKLEDINEGFRLMKAGKSIRSVVVY, encoded by the coding sequence ATGAAAACACGCGCTGCGGTTGCCTGGAAAGCTGGGCAACCGCTTGTTATTGAGAATGTTGACCTGGAAGGTCCCAGAGCGGGTGAAGTATTAGTTGAAATTAAAGCAACCGGTATTTGTCATACTGATTACTATACCTTGTCAGGGGCTGATCCGGAAGGCTTGTTTCCTGCTGTTTTGGGTCACGAGGGCGCTGGTATCGTTGTTGATGTCGGACCAGATGTAAGACATCTGCGTAAAGGGGATCACGTGATTCCGCTCTACACACCAGAGTGTCGTGAATGTAAATTCTGTTTGTCACAAAAAACTAATCTTTGTCAGGCGATTCGTAGCACGCAGGGGCGCGGTCTCATGCCGGATGCAACTTCACGTTTTTCTCTCCATGGAAAACCACTCTTTCATTATATGGGTACTTCTACTTTTTCAAATTACACTGTGGTGCCGGAAATTGCGCTGGCAAAAATTCGCGAAGATGCGCCTTTCGAAAAAGTATGTTACATCGGATGTGGTGTTACTACAGGTATTGGCGCGGTATTATTTACAGCTAAAGTTGAAGCCGGCAGTAACGTAGCTGTATTCGGCCTGGGGGGCATCGGTTTAAATGTAATACAGGGCGCAAAAATGGTCGGCGCTGACAAAATTATCGGTATTGATATTAACTCGGAGCGAGAGGCCATGGCGCGTGAATTTGGCATGACGCACTTTATTAATACTAATGAAGTTCCCGATATTGTAGATGCGATTGTTCAGCTTACAGATGGTGGGGCCGATTATAGTTTTGAATGTATTGGCAATACCCAAGTTATGCGTCAGGCGCTGGAATGTACCCATAAAGGTTGGGGGCGGAGCATTATTATCGGCGTGGCGGAGGCAGGTGCGGAAATCAGTACACGCCCTTTTCAGCTTGTGACTGGCCGGAAGTGGGAAGGCTCGGCTTTTGGCGGGGCGCGTGGACGCACGGATGTGCCAAAGATTGTCGACTGGTATATGGAAGGAAAAATTAATATCGATTCATTGATAACGGATATTTTGAAGTTGGAAGATATTAATGAGGGATTTCGCTTAATGAAAGCGGGTAAGTCCATCAGATCTGTGGTGGTTTATTAA
- the map gene encoding type I methionyl aminopeptidase, whose protein sequence is MTVHIKSLQEIEKMRVAGRLASEVLDYIAPFVTPGVTTGELDGLCHQYMTEVQNTIPAPLNYAPPGHSPYPKSICTSVNNQICHGIPGKKKLKNGDIVNIDVTVISNRYHGDTSRMYYVGEPSIQARRLCELTYEAMWRGIDEIKPGKHLGDIGYAIQRLAESVGYSVVKEFCGHGIGLKFHEDPQVLHYGRIGTGLRLEPGMIFTVEPMINAGKAAIRHLPDGWTITTKDSSLSAQWEHTVLVTEDGYEVLTLSADAPPKPIYRFSS, encoded by the coding sequence ATGACAGTACATATAAAATCGTTACAAGAAATAGAAAAGATGCGGGTTGCGGGTAGACTTGCTTCAGAGGTTTTAGATTATATTGCTCCTTTTGTTACACCTGGAGTTACGACTGGTGAGCTTGATGGGTTGTGCCATCAGTATATGACTGAGGTGCAAAATACAATCCCTGCACCCCTCAACTATGCGCCACCGGGACATTCGCCCTATCCAAAATCGATTTGTACTTCAGTAAATAATCAGATATGCCATGGCATACCCGGCAAAAAAAAGCTGAAAAATGGCGATATTGTCAATATTGATGTTACCGTTATTAGTAATCGTTATCATGGTGATACGAGCCGCATGTACTACGTAGGCGAACCATCAATTCAAGCCAGACGCTTATGCGAATTAACCTATGAAGCAATGTGGCGAGGTATAGATGAGATTAAACCCGGTAAACATCTGGGAGATATTGGCTACGCTATTCAGAGGCTGGCCGAAAGCGTGGGATATAGTGTGGTGAAAGAATTTTGTGGTCACGGCATTGGTTTAAAGTTTCATGAAGACCCACAAGTACTTCACTATGGTCGTATTGGTACTGGTTTGCGGCTTGAGCCGGGTATGATTTTTACGGTTGAGCCTATGATTAATGCTGGTAAAGCTGCTATTCGCCATTTACCTGATGGATGGACTATTACAACTAAAGATAGTAGCTTGTCAGCGCAATGGGAGCACACTGTATTAGTTACTGAAGATGGATATGAGGTGCTAACCCTTTCTGCTGATGCCCCGCCAAAACCAATATATCGTTTTTCCAGCTAA
- a CDS encoding EAL domain-containing response regulator — MPELSEIKILILDDDTFMLGLLSRMLSNQGFTSVNFCDNGRDALKQIGNPDTQPDVILLDLNMPEMDGIEFVRHLVERHYAGSLILVSGEDERILKTAEKLVHAHEIPMLGYLHKPVKPQALTALIKKWVPPSLHHNQPQKKKTYSMEAVRAAITNRELINYYQPKVVVATGEVAGVETLVRWQHSDDGLVTPDQFIAVAEAHDLINDLTCLVLTNALAQARVWHQAGLMFRVAVNVSMDNLTSLDFQDLVVNLVTQAGVPPQKVVLEVTESQLMGDTRIPLEILTRLRLKRFRLSIDDFGTGHSSLAQLRDIPFDELKIDQSFVHRAWADETLRAMYDASLALARQLNMEVVAEGVQDQDDWKLVRETGCNLAQGYFISGPLLADDFLDWMKDWQKRLRDGLITKPA; from the coding sequence ATGCCTGAACTATCTGAAATTAAGATTCTGATACTTGATGATGATACTTTCATGCTCGGATTATTGTCTCGTATGCTTTCAAATCAGGGATTCACTTCTGTTAATTTTTGTGACAATGGGCGCGATGCACTTAAACAGATCGGCAATCCAGATACACAACCTGACGTAATATTGCTGGATCTTAATATGCCAGAAATGGATGGAATTGAGTTTGTACGTCACCTAGTTGAGCGACATTATGCAGGCAGTCTCATTTTGGTCAGCGGTGAAGATGAACGCATATTGAAAACGGCCGAGAAACTCGTTCATGCTCATGAGATACCCATGTTGGGCTATTTACATAAGCCGGTAAAACCCCAGGCATTGACTGCATTAATAAAGAAATGGGTACCCCCTTCTTTACACCACAATCAGCCACAAAAGAAAAAAACATATAGCATGGAGGCAGTACGGGCCGCCATCACGAATCGAGAACTGATCAATTATTATCAGCCCAAAGTGGTGGTAGCTACGGGCGAGGTGGCGGGCGTAGAAACACTCGTGCGGTGGCAGCATTCTGATGATGGTCTGGTAACACCTGATCAGTTTATCGCTGTTGCAGAAGCACATGATTTAATCAATGACCTGACCTGTCTGGTTCTCACCAATGCCCTCGCCCAAGCTAGAGTTTGGCATCAAGCCGGATTAATGTTCCGGGTAGCTGTGAATGTATCCATGGATAATTTAACCTCTTTGGACTTCCAGGATTTAGTAGTTAATCTTGTCACTCAAGCAGGAGTACCACCCCAGAAAGTCGTATTGGAAGTCACTGAAAGTCAGCTAATGGGAGACACTCGAATCCCGCTCGAAATTCTGACTCGACTCCGATTAAAACGATTTCGTCTTTCAATAGATGACTTTGGGACAGGGCATTCTTCACTCGCTCAGTTACGTGACATTCCTTTTGATGAGCTCAAAATTGATCAGAGCTTTGTGCACCGCGCTTGGGCCGATGAAACTTTGCGCGCAATGTATGACGCCAGCCTGGCCCTGGCAAGGCAACTGAATATGGAAGTTGTAGCTGAAGGCGTCCAAGACCAGGATGATTGGAAACTTGTACGTGAAACAGGATGTAACCTTGCCCAAGGATATTTCATCTCCGGCCCTCTCTTAGCCGACGATTTTCTTGATTGGATGAAAGACTGGCAGAAACGACTACGCGATGGATTGATTACTAAGCCGGCCTAA
- the rph gene encoding ribonuclease PH has product MRPDNRNPDQMRPVQIFRHYTKHAEGSVLIECGDTKIICTASVNEKVPQFLKGKGQGWLTAEYNMLPCSTGERMQREVIKGRQSGRTMEIQRLIGRALRSVVDMKKLGERTIQIDCDVIQADGGTRTASITGAFVALHDAVDKLLCKQLIEHTPILDHIAAISVGIHKGAAVLDLDYQEDSSCDTDMNVVMTGSLGLVEVQGTAEGIAFSREELNIMLDKAQQGIKELVAIQKTVLAVS; this is encoded by the coding sequence ATGCGTCCCGATAATCGTAATCCTGATCAAATGCGTCCCGTACAAATATTTCGCCACTATACCAAGCACGCTGAAGGCTCTGTGCTAATTGAATGTGGTGATACCAAAATTATTTGTACGGCCAGTGTAAACGAAAAAGTTCCTCAATTTCTTAAAGGCAAAGGACAGGGCTGGTTGACTGCTGAATACAATATGTTGCCATGCTCCACCGGTGAACGTATGCAACGTGAAGTAATTAAGGGGAGGCAATCCGGCCGTACGATGGAGATTCAACGATTGATCGGACGCGCATTACGCTCGGTGGTAGATATGAAAAAGTTGGGTGAACGGACGATTCAAATTGATTGTGATGTTATTCAGGCAGACGGTGGTACTCGAACGGCCAGCATTACCGGTGCATTTGTGGCGCTACATGATGCAGTAGATAAGCTATTATGCAAGCAATTAATAGAGCATACACCCATATTGGACCATATTGCAGCCATCTCGGTTGGTATCCATAAGGGTGCGGCCGTACTCGATCTGGATTATCAGGAAGATTCTTCCTGTGACACGGATATGAATGTGGTGATGACAGGGAGTCTGGGCTTGGTCGAAGTGCAAGGAACGGCAGAAGGAATCGCTTTCAGTCGAGAGGAACTGAATATCATGTTGGATAAGGCACAGCAGGGAATTAAAGAATTGGTCGCAATTCAGAAAACTGTGCTGGCAGTAAGTTGA